In Chionomys nivalis chromosome 24, mChiNiv1.1, whole genome shotgun sequence, one genomic interval encodes:
- the Mab21l1 gene encoding putative nucleotidyltransferase MAB21L1 produces the protein MIAAQAKLVYHLNKYYNEKCQARKAAIAKTIREVCKVVSDVLKEVEVQEPRFISSLNEMDNRYEGLEVISPTEFEVVLYLNQMGVFNFVDDGSLPGCAVLKLSDGRKRSMSLWVEFITASGYLSARKIRSRFQTLVAQAVDKCSYRDVVKMVADTSEVKLRIRDRYVVQITPAFKCTGIWPRSAAHWPLPHIPWPGPNRVAEVKAEGFNLLSKECHSLAGKQSSAESDAWVLQFAEAENRLQMGGCRKKCLSILKTLRDRHLELPGQPLNNYHMKTLVSYECEKHPRESDWDESCLGDRLNGILLQLISCLQCRRCPHYFLPNLDLFQGKPHSALENAAKQTWRLAREILTNPKSLEKL, from the coding sequence ATGATCGCGGCccaggccaagctggtctaccaCCTGAATAAGTACTACAACGAGAAATGCCAGGCCAGAAAAGCTGCCATCGCCAAAACCATCCGGGAAGTCTGCAAAGTGGTCTCCGATGTCCTGAAGGAGGTGGAGGTGCAGGAACCGCGCTTCATCAGTTCCCTCAACGAGATGGACAACCGCTATGAGGGCCTGGAGGTCATCTCTCCCACCGAGTTCGAGGTGGTACTCTATCTGAACCAGATGGGGGTGTTTAACTTCGTGGACGACGGCTCACTGCCTGGCTGCGCGGTGCTGAAGCTGAGCGACGGGCGGAAGAGGAGCATGTCCCTCTGGGTGGAATTCATCACCGCCTCTGGCTACCTCTCCGCACGCAAAATCCGCTCCAGGTTTCAGACGCTGGTGGCTCAGGCGGTGGACAAGTGTAGCTACAGGGATGTAGTAAAGATGGTGGCTGACACGAGCGAAGTGAAACTGCGAATTCGCGATAGGTACGTGGTGCAGATCACCCCGGCCTTTAAATGCACCGGGATCTGGCCGCGGAGTGCTGCCCACTGGCCGCTTCCCCACATCCCCTGGCCAGGACCCAACCGGGTGGCAGAGGTCAAAGCCGAAGGGTTCAATCTGTTGTCCAAGGAGTGCCACTCCCTGGCCGGCAAGCAGAGCTCGGCGGAGAGCGACGCTTGGGTGCTGCAGTTTGCAGAGGCTGAGAACAGACTGCAAATGGGGGGCTGCAGGAAGAAATGTCTCTCGATCCTGAAAACCCTACGCGACCGCCACCTGGAGCTGCCAGGCCAGCCTCTCAACAACTACCACATGAAGACTCTGGTGTCCTACGAGTGCGAGAAGCATCCCCGGGAGTCGGACTGGGACGAATCTTGCCTGGGCGACCGGCTGAATGGAATTCTGCTGCAGCTCATCTCCTGCCTGCAGTGCCGCCGGTGTCCCCACTACTTCTTACCGAACTTAGATCTGTTTCAAGGCAAACCGCACTCGGCTCTGGAAAACGCTGCTAAACAAACGTGGCGATTGGCAAGAGAGATCCTGACCAACCCAAAAAGTTTGGAAAAACTCTAG